CACGTCGCCATGATGTTCCACCTGGGCTGAAACAGCACAACAAGAAGCGGGCCGGAGGTGACAGTGCACCCTCCGGCCCGCTCCCTGTCCGGCGGGGTTACAGCACGACGCTCAGCAGTCCGTTGCGGATCGTGGCGATCAGCTGGCCCAGCTGGTCACTGAACAGGAAGATGAACACCATGACGATCACGAAGCTGAACGGCTGCGCCTCGAACTGAGAGAGGCTGCGTCCCAGCGACGGCACCAGCCCACCCACGATGCGGCTGCCGTCCAGCAGCGGAATGGGCAGCAGGTTGAAGATCGCCAGGCCCAGGTTCACGCTGAGCACCGTGAACAGGAAGGTGGCCAGCGTGCCGCCCGCCAGCAGCGTCTCGCGCGGCACGACCGCGATGATGCCCACGCACACCAGCGCGATCAGCAGGTTGCTCAGCGGGCCCGCCGCCGCCGTCCAGAGGGTGCCCCAGCGGCCCAGGTTGTTCGGGTTGATCGGCACGGGCCGCGCGAACCCGAACGGCGCGAACAGCAGCAGCAGCGACCCGATCGGGTCCAGGTGATTGATGGGATTCAGCGTCACCCGCCCGAAGCGGCGCGGGGTGGGGTCGCCCAGCCGGTCGGCGGTCCAGGCGTGCGCGAACTCGTGAAAGGCCAGCGACAGCAGCAGCGCGGCCGCCACGATCAGGAACGCCAGCGGATCGCTAGACAGTAGAGAGATGAGACCCATACCCCGGCATTCTAGAGGTTGACGTGCGGGCCTTTCGTCGCCAGGAATGCCTTCAGGGCTGCGCGCTCGTCATCGGGGCTGCGGACCTGCCCGGCGCG
The DNA window shown above is from Deinococcus sedimenti and carries:
- a CDS encoding site-2 protease family protein, which gives rise to MGLISLLSSDPLAFLIVAAALLLSLAFHEFAHAWTADRLGDPTPRRFGRVTLNPINHLDPIGSLLLLFAPFGFARPVPINPNNLGRWGTLWTAAAGPLSNLLIALVCVGIIAVVPRETLLAGGTLATFLFTVLSVNLGLAIFNLLPIPLLDGSRIVGGLVPSLGRSLSQFEAQPFSFVIVMVFIFLFSDQLGQLIATIRNGLLSVVL